In a single window of the Rattus norvegicus strain BN/NHsdMcwi chromosome 6, GRCr8, whole genome shotgun sequence genome:
- the LOC134479504 gene encoding U6 snRNA-associated Sm-like protein LSm5, with protein sequence SYYNSNSFNLICPSAVFSTISRSLNFKKKRKKEIVGTLLGFDDFVNMVLEDVTEFEITPEGRRITKLDQILLNGNNITMLVPGGEGPEV encoded by the coding sequence AGTTATTATAACAGTAATTCTTTCAATTTGATCTGTCCTTCAGCTGTCTTTTCTACAATAAGCCGCtcgttaaattttaaaaaaaaaagaaagaaagaaatcgtTGGTACACTTCTAGGATTTGATGACTTTGTCAATATGGTGTTGGAAGATGTCACAGAATTTGAAATTACACCAGAAGGAAGACGAATTACAAAATTAGATCAAATTCTACTAAACGGAAATAATATAACAATGCTGGTTCCTGGAGGAGAAGGTCCTGAAGTATGA